The Megalops cyprinoides isolate fMegCyp1 chromosome 12, fMegCyp1.pri, whole genome shotgun sequence genome contains a region encoding:
- the LOC118786626 gene encoding synaptojanin-2-binding protein: MNGAMHSPPTVLDIKLKRGPAGLGFNIVGGLDQQYVMNDSGIYVAKIKENGAAALDGRLQEGDKILAINGLKLENLSHSAAVELFRSAGEDVQLLVQQRPLASMNGPSKARSDSDSSVFTLGMASFLAAAVVLAFLYVRFQPRIRRHF, translated from the exons ATGAACGGAGCTATGCACAGCCCGCCCACTGTGTTGGACATCAAGCTTAAAAGAGGACCAGCAG GCCTGGGGTTCAACATTGTGGGAGGGTTGGATCAGCAATATGTGATGAATGACAGTGGAATCTACGTGGCCAAAATTAAGGAGAATGGAGCTGCTGCTTTGGATGGCAGACTACAAGAGGGGGACAAAATCCTGGCG ATTAATGGGCTGAAGCTGGAGAacctgtctcacagtgctgctgtggagcTCTTCCGATCAGCAGGGGAAGATGTGCAGCTCCTGGTGCAACAGAGG cCACTGGCGTCCATGAACGGTCCCTCGAAAGCCCGGTCTGACAGCGATTCATCTGTCTTTACCTTAGGAATGGCGAGCTTCTTGGCAGCTGCTGTAGTTCTCGCTTTCCTCTATGTGCGCTTCCAACCCCGTATTCGGAGACACTTTTAA
- the lgals3a gene encoding galectin-3 isoform X1 — MDDFSLADAIVDDVPGKAPKMGNTNPAAPANSAPPAVNPGWPGAAPGAPSFPPSSGPAQPSAPGAYPGGSQPSGPGAPGQYPGGPAGPGHFPPGPGAPGQYPGAPSAPGGFPSAPAIPGQYPSGPGDPGQFPAGPGAPGQFPSAPGQYPSGGGAPLPFPSGVPGQFPPGPGAHPGPYPNMPYPGGQPPAGPYGPGAPGAFPPASNSGAFPGFPGGAFPPIPPGGWGPPSSGGFPAQPGLPGSFGTNPMAPYPNPAFGGPVAPGGMLPVPYDLPLQAGVMPRLLITIVGEPTPNADRFHVDFVKGPDIVFHLNPRFNEHTVVRNSHLGGCWGPEEREGGFPFAQGRRFELKILVEEGMYKVAVDGAHLLEFEHRIGGLEEVTLLRVVGDVVLYSVAPSMI, encoded by the exons ATGGATGACTTTTCT CTTGCTGATGCCATAGTGGACGATGTCCCTGGCAAAGCACCCAAAATGGGCAACACAAATCCAGCTGCCCCAGCCAACAGTGCTCCACCTGCTGTAAACCCAGGCTGGCCTGGTGCTGCCCCAGGAGCCCCAAGCTTCCCCCCCTCTTCTGGTCCAGCCCAGCCTTCTGCTCCAGGAGCATACCCAGGGGGATCCCAGCCTTCTGGTCCCGGGGCACCTGGTCAGTACCCTGGAGGTCCTGCTGGTCCTGGACACTTTCCACCTGGACCTGGAGCACCTGGGCAGTATCCTGGAGCACCTTCGGCCCCTGGAGGGTTTCCCTCTGCACCTGCAATTCCAGGGCAGTATCCCTCTGGGCCTGGAGACCCTGGACAGTTCCCAGCAGGGCCTGGGGCCCCTGGACAGTTTCCTTCTGCGCCAGGACAGTACCCTTCCGGAGGAGGCGCCCCACTCCCCTTCCCATCTGGAGTCCCCGGACAGTTTCCTCCTGGCCCTGGTGCTCACCCAGGACCATATCCTAACATGCCCTATCCTGGAGGGCAGCCTCCAGCAGGTCCATATGGCCCTGGAGCTCCTGGTGCCTTCCCCCCTGCGTCCAACTCTGGCGCTTTTCCTGGCTTTCCTGGTGGGGCCTTCCCTCCCATACCACCTGGTGGCTGGGGCCCACCTTCCAGCGGAGGATTCCCAGCCCAGCCCGGCCTCCCTGGCTCTTTTGGAACGAACCCCATGGCACCATACCCAAACCCAGCATTTGGTGGACCTGTTGCTCCTGGAGGAATGTTG CCAGTGCCATATGATCTTCCCTTGCAAGCTGGAGTGATGCCGAGGCTCCTGATCACCATTGTGGGAGAACCCACCCCAAATGCAGACAG GTTCCATGTTGATTTTGTTAAAGGCCCAGATATCGTTTTCCACTTAAACCCTCGTTTTAATGAGCACACTGTTGTCCGCAATTCTCACCTGGGTGGATGCTGGGGCCCCGAGGAACGAGAAGGAGGGTTCCCCTTTGCCCAGGGGAGGCGCTTTGAG CTCAAGATCCTGGTTGAAGAGGGCATGTATAAAGTAGCAGTGGATGGAGCCCATCTGTTGGAATTTGAGCATCGGATTGGAGGGCTGGAAGAGGTGACCCTGCTTCGTGTCGTGGGTGATGTTGTCCTCTACAGTGTGGCCCCCAGCATGATTTGA
- the lgals3a gene encoding galectin-3 isoform X2: MDDFSLADAIVDDVPGKAPKMGNTNPAAPANSAPPAVNPGWPGAAPGAPSFPPSSGPAQPSAPGAYPGGSQPSGPGAPGQYPGGPAGPGHFPPGPGAPGQYPGAPSAPGGFPSAPAIPGQYPSGPGDPGQFPAGPGAPGQFPSAPGQYPSGGGAPLPFPSGVPGQFPPGPGAHPGPYPNMPYPGGQPPAGPYGPGAPGAFPPASNSGAFPGFPGGAFPPIPPGGWGPPSSGGFPAQPGLPGSFGTNPMAPYPNPAFGGPVAPGGMLPRHNPPYF; encoded by the exons ATGGATGACTTTTCT CTTGCTGATGCCATAGTGGACGATGTCCCTGGCAAAGCACCCAAAATGGGCAACACAAATCCAGCTGCCCCAGCCAACAGTGCTCCACCTGCTGTAAACCCAGGCTGGCCTGGTGCTGCCCCAGGAGCCCCAAGCTTCCCCCCCTCTTCTGGTCCAGCCCAGCCTTCTGCTCCAGGAGCATACCCAGGGGGATCCCAGCCTTCTGGTCCCGGGGCACCTGGTCAGTACCCTGGAGGTCCTGCTGGTCCTGGACACTTTCCACCTGGACCTGGAGCACCTGGGCAGTATCCTGGAGCACCTTCGGCCCCTGGAGGGTTTCCCTCTGCACCTGCAATTCCAGGGCAGTATCCCTCTGGGCCTGGAGACCCTGGACAGTTCCCAGCAGGGCCTGGGGCCCCTGGACAGTTTCCTTCTGCGCCAGGACAGTACCCTTCCGGAGGAGGCGCCCCACTCCCCTTCCCATCTGGAGTCCCCGGACAGTTTCCTCCTGGCCCTGGTGCTCACCCAGGACCATATCCTAACATGCCCTATCCTGGAGGGCAGCCTCCAGCAGGTCCATATGGCCCTGGAGCTCCTGGTGCCTTCCCCCCTGCGTCCAACTCTGGCGCTTTTCCTGGCTTTCCTGGTGGGGCCTTCCCTCCCATACCACCTGGTGGCTGGGGCCCACCTTCCAGCGGAGGATTCCCAGCCCAGCCCGGCCTCCCTGGCTCTTTTGGAACGAACCCCATGGCACCATACCCAAACCCAGCATTTGGTGGACCTGTTGCTCCTGGAGGAATGTTG cccAGACATAATCCACCATACTTTTGA